A section of the Gemmatimonadales bacterium genome encodes:
- a CDS encoding PadR family transcriptional regulator, with product MSSTDTPVPLLKGTLDLLILKALTWGPLHGYAISTWLDQRAGGTFEVDDSALYQALQRMEGRGLLTAGWGVTENNRRARYYRLTAAGRTRLRVDMHVWLRYTRSVTTILALAQRTA from the coding sequence ATGTCCAGCACCGACACGCCGGTGCCCTTGCTCAAGGGCACGCTTGATCTCCTGATCCTCAAGGCTCTGACCTGGGGCCCCCTCCACGGTTACGCCATCTCCACCTGGCTCGATCAGCGCGCCGGCGGCACCTTCGAGGTCGACGACAGCGCGTTGTATCAGGCGCTTCAGCGCATGGAGGGTCGAGGTCTCCTTACCGCCGGATGGGGAGTCACCGAGAACAACCGCCGCGCGAGATACTATCGCCTCACGGCGGCAGGGCGCACCCGGTTGCGGGTCGACATGCACGTGTGGCTCCGCTATACCCGCTCGGTGACCACTATCCTCGCGCTTGCCCAGCGCACGGCGTGA
- a CDS encoding ABC transporter permease produces the protein MRRRDWLGAVAADMRFAARQIRRSAAHSALTIGTLALGIGVTTAIFTLVERVLLRPLPFAHAEQLVSLQGEDSLRRPVFSVSTDDALDWRDQSRSLAGIALHSFPSRYGVTTGDSATRLNLVSASGDFFPVLGTHFLAGRPFNVAEAQSRDRVAVVSEQTWRNYLGGDPALLKPLVIGSNTYQVVGVVATGAEYPAGTDVWVPMMLVRGAGGALRNNINYQAIGRLKVGSTIDQTTRDLLRVSRNIRAHDQGGLYDFGVAVAPLSTVIVGADIARSLRLLMRSVLMVLLLVCANLTIATLSRGAARQQEMAVRASLGATRGRLMIQLLVEHLLLALTGGAAGIAVAWVTVRAMIATWGDWIPRASEVHLDLSVVGFAAAVAITVGVLVGLLPAFRGSRASLQQAMQHGGRIASGGTRVARSLVVAEFALALTLLAGAGILIHSFQRLLGHSLGFDRRVATVEVVLSGPKYAADSRQRLETWDQLIGAFRAIPGVTRVGVANWIPLGTAGSSFVDIAGSDQPNEGAGYRVVSEDYLTALGVHLMRGRRFGADDGASGAPVVLINQAMAERYWPKGNPIGQQIRAKSMEAGPHGAQDAPWRTVIGVVSNLRQWGPASDPLPEMYASFRQAPGWSTTSMTAVIRSALPPAQLFPMIRTKLREVDPHLAADVSTMDIQLSNQLAPRRLTMLLLTGFAGLAVLLAALGVYAVLSYTVVLQAREIAIRSALGAQRSDLLATVVRNGATTAGAGIVLGIGAAATLSRLLQAMVVDVTTLDPLAFGGAVLVLGIAGAGAILIPAVRATRVDPLRIMKGE, from the coding sequence TTGCGACGTCGTGACTGGCTCGGGGCAGTCGCAGCCGACATGCGATTTGCGGCGCGGCAGATCCGTCGCAGTGCGGCGCACTCCGCGCTGACCATCGGGACGCTCGCCCTCGGCATCGGGGTCACGACCGCGATCTTCACGTTGGTCGAGCGCGTCCTGTTGCGCCCACTTCCGTTTGCGCATGCGGAGCAGCTGGTCTCGTTGCAGGGAGAGGATTCGCTGCGTCGGCCGGTCTTCAGCGTGTCCACCGACGACGCCCTGGATTGGCGTGACCAATCACGATCGCTTGCCGGAATTGCGCTGCACAGTTTTCCGTCGCGCTACGGCGTCACCACAGGCGACAGCGCGACACGCCTGAATCTTGTGTCGGCAAGCGGCGATTTCTTCCCGGTGTTGGGGACGCACTTTCTGGCCGGCCGCCCGTTCAACGTGGCCGAGGCTCAATCGCGTGATCGTGTGGCAGTCGTGAGTGAGCAGACATGGCGCAACTACCTCGGCGGCGACCCCGCGCTCCTCAAGCCGCTCGTCATCGGATCGAACACGTACCAGGTCGTTGGCGTGGTCGCGACCGGCGCGGAATACCCCGCCGGAACGGACGTGTGGGTCCCCATGATGCTCGTGCGCGGGGCGGGAGGAGCGCTGCGCAACAACATCAATTACCAGGCCATCGGCCGTCTCAAAGTCGGATCAACAATCGACCAGACTACCCGGGACCTGCTTCGAGTCTCGCGGAATATTCGAGCCCATGACCAGGGCGGCCTTTACGACTTCGGCGTTGCTGTTGCGCCGCTCAGCACCGTAATCGTTGGTGCGGACATCGCACGGAGCCTGCGCCTGTTGATGCGTTCCGTGCTGATGGTCCTGCTGCTCGTCTGTGCGAACCTGACCATCGCCACGCTCAGCCGTGGGGCGGCGCGTCAACAGGAGATGGCGGTGCGGGCGTCACTCGGTGCCACCCGCGGCAGGTTGATGATACAGCTGCTGGTTGAACACCTGCTGCTGGCGTTGACGGGCGGTGCAGCCGGGATCGCGGTTGCGTGGGTAACCGTACGCGCGATGATCGCAACATGGGGAGACTGGATTCCCCGCGCGTCAGAGGTCCATCTCGATCTTTCGGTCGTCGGCTTCGCCGCGGCGGTGGCGATCACGGTGGGTGTCCTGGTCGGGTTGCTACCTGCGTTCCGTGGGTCGCGCGCATCGCTGCAACAGGCGATGCAACACGGGGGACGCATCGCATCGGGCGGGACCCGCGTTGCACGGAGTCTCGTCGTCGCGGAGTTCGCCCTTGCGCTCACATTGCTCGCCGGTGCCGGCATCCTGATTCATTCCTTTCAGCGTCTGCTCGGGCACAGCCTGGGCTTCGACCGCCGCGTGGCGACCGTCGAGGTAGTCCTCTCGGGGCCGAAGTACGCTGCGGACTCGCGGCAGCGGCTCGAAACCTGGGATCAGCTGATCGGGGCATTCCGAGCGATCCCGGGTGTCACACGGGTTGGCGTCGCGAATTGGATTCCCCTCGGCACGGCCGGCAGCAGTTTTGTCGATATCGCCGGTAGCGATCAACCAAACGAGGGAGCAGGGTATCGCGTCGTCAGTGAGGACTACCTGACGGCGCTCGGTGTTCACCTCATGCGGGGACGGCGCTTTGGCGCGGACGATGGCGCGAGCGGAGCCCCGGTCGTCCTGATCAACCAGGCAATGGCCGAGAGGTATTGGCCCAAGGGGAATCCGATCGGCCAGCAGATACGGGCGAAGAGCATGGAAGCTGGACCGCACGGCGCGCAGGACGCACCGTGGCGGACCGTCATCGGCGTCGTCAGCAACCTGCGCCAATGGGGGCCTGCGAGCGATCCACTGCCAGAGATGTATGCATCGTTTCGACAGGCGCCCGGCTGGAGTACCACGAGCATGACGGCGGTGATCCGTAGCGCGCTTCCGCCGGCCCAGCTCTTCCCGATGATCCGCACGAAGCTGCGCGAGGTCGATCCGCATCTCGCCGCCGACGTGAGCACGATGGATATCCAGCTGTCGAACCAGCTTGCGCCGCGACGACTGACGATGCTGTTGCTCACCGGCTTCGCAGGGCTCGCCGTGCTGCTTGCGGCGCTCGGAGTATATGCCGTGCTCTCCTATACGGTGGTGCTCCAGGCGCGGGAGATTGCGATCAGGAGCGCACTGGGCGCGCAACGGTCTGATCTGCTCGCCACGGTGGTCCGCAACGGTGCGACCACGGCCGGAGCGGGGATTGTGCTGGGAATCGGTGCGGCGGCCACGCTGTCGCGATTGTTGCAGGCAATGGTGGTCGACGTGACCACGCTCGATCCACTGGCGTTCGGCGGCGCGGTTCTCGTGCTTGGAATTGCTGGAGCAGGTGCGATCCTGATTCCGGCGGTACGCGCCACGAGGGTGGATCCGCTGCGCATCATGAAAGGAGAGTGA
- a CDS encoding NAD-dependent succinate-semialdehyde dehydrogenase — protein sequence MFATVNPATGETLAEYPSLSGTDLRTILTRADAAWESWRTTSFGERAALIRKVGALLRDRTTEYARLMALEMGKPIASGRSEAEKCATACDYYAEHAETFLADEIVATDASRSYVHYEPLGAVLAIMPWNFPFWQVIRFAAPTLMAGNVALLKHAANVPGCAGALEQLFLDAGFPRGVFQNLYVEHDLVGRIIRHRAVHAITLTGSTRAGRDVAKQAGARLKKTVLELGGSDPYVILDDADLDLAVETCVSSRLINTGQSCIAAKRFVVVEKVREEFTAQFVERMRAVTMGDPLDERNSIGPLARRDLRDTLHDQVERSIAKGASLLLGGKRPDGPGAFYPPTVLANVAKGMAAYTEELFGPVASIIPARNERAAIRIANDSVFGLGAAVFTRDLDRGERIAARELRAGSCFVNAFVKSDARLPFGGIKESGYGRELSQHGIREFVNVKTVYVK from the coding sequence ATGTTTGCCACCGTCAATCCCGCTACCGGCGAAACGCTCGCCGAATACCCATCGCTCAGCGGCACGGACCTGCGAACGATACTGACCCGCGCCGACGCGGCGTGGGAGAGCTGGCGCACCACATCATTCGGTGAAAGAGCGGCGCTGATCCGCAAGGTCGGCGCGCTCCTTCGAGACCGGACGACCGAGTATGCCCGCCTCATGGCGCTCGAAATGGGGAAGCCGATTGCGTCGGGGCGGAGCGAAGCGGAGAAGTGCGCCACTGCCTGCGATTACTACGCCGAGCACGCGGAAACCTTCCTCGCCGACGAGATCGTCGCCACTGATGCATCGAGGAGCTACGTCCATTACGAGCCGCTCGGTGCGGTGCTCGCCATCATGCCATGGAACTTTCCCTTCTGGCAGGTGATCCGCTTCGCCGCGCCGACGCTGATGGCCGGGAACGTGGCACTCCTGAAACACGCCGCCAACGTCCCCGGGTGCGCCGGTGCGCTCGAACAGCTCTTCCTCGACGCGGGATTTCCGCGCGGCGTCTTCCAGAATCTCTACGTGGAGCACGATCTCGTGGGGCGGATCATCCGGCATCGTGCCGTGCACGCCATCACGCTCACCGGCAGCACGCGCGCGGGGCGCGACGTGGCGAAGCAAGCTGGCGCCCGCCTCAAGAAGACCGTGCTCGAACTCGGCGGTAGCGATCCATACGTCATCCTGGACGACGCCGACCTGGATCTTGCGGTCGAGACCTGCGTGTCGAGCCGGTTGATCAACACCGGCCAGAGCTGCATCGCCGCGAAGCGCTTCGTGGTGGTGGAGAAGGTCCGCGAGGAATTCACCGCGCAGTTCGTGGAGCGGATGCGCGCGGTCACGATGGGCGATCCGCTCGACGAACGGAACTCGATCGGACCGCTGGCGCGGCGCGACCTGCGCGACACGCTGCACGACCAGGTCGAGCGCAGTATCGCCAAGGGCGCATCGCTCCTCCTCGGCGGAAAGCGTCCTGATGGGCCCGGGGCGTTCTACCCGCCGACCGTTCTCGCCAATGTCGCCAAGGGGATGGCAGCCTACACGGAGGAACTGTTCGGACCGGTGGCCTCGATCATTCCGGCGCGCAATGAACGCGCGGCGATCCGGATCGCCAACGATTCGGTCTTCGGTCTCGGGGCTGCGGTCTTCACCCGCGACCTCGACCGCGGCGAGCGGATTGCCGCGCGAGAGCTCAGGGCCGGTTCGTGTTTCGTCAATGCGTTCGTCAAGTCGGATGCGCGGCTGCCGTTTGGGGGGATCAAGGAAAGCGGCTACGGGCGCGAGCTTTCGCAGCACGGCATACGCGAGTTCGTCAACGTCAAGACGGTCTATGTGAAGTAG
- a CDS encoding Hsp20/alpha crystallin family protein, with product MRTSNGWGRQWPNSQFTIEPAIDRFFARAFDVPVWSGGADVRELEDHAEITVDVPGVKPEQIEVTAEHRTLTVKVTRDGRTPSVRQYTIGTKYDIGQVTARVELGVLTLHLPKAAEAQVRTVPITVA from the coding sequence ATGAGGACCAGCAACGGATGGGGCCGGCAGTGGCCCAACTCGCAATTCACCATCGAGCCGGCGATCGATCGTTTCTTTGCGCGCGCGTTTGACGTGCCGGTATGGAGCGGCGGCGCTGATGTACGCGAACTCGAAGATCACGCCGAGATCACGGTTGATGTGCCGGGCGTGAAGCCCGAGCAGATCGAGGTCACCGCCGAACACCGCACCCTCACCGTCAAGGTGACCCGCGACGGCCGGACGCCGAGCGTGCGCCAGTACACGATCGGCACGAAATACGACATCGGCCAGGTCACCGCACGAGTGGAGCTTGGCGTGTTGACCCTCCATCTGCCGAAAGCCGCCGAGGCGCAGGTTCGGACGGTGCCGATCACCGTCGCGTAA
- a CDS encoding ATP-binding protein, producing MAYSPLDLMGLVVQWVSSLLLLLLFYRVGRFGARRRTLRIWMAAWAAQVAAITGFALQSLAVLIGHPLATAGAWIVIDDFYVPGKLVFDGLIALGAMQAIGREVNRKMIRWVVLSLLAVGIAAVLVDSRALTGGLEVGVTVVVFAGAAIAVFRTVRDEDPSRLAFLAAALALFGTVTTIYLIGDYFGPLPGDLGAFIGAVNNSSGYGDGLVSAVLGAAVIILIVDDAFRAADRARGERLRDLAASEARLTGVIEAAREAILTVGPDGRIDLANATAERRFGVRRGGALGRPLSDFITTSDPLHQLIEASSAGDRTSASLTGEGRRDDGTIFPVELTLGAIERDGRSGAVAIIRDLTARRAADAEREAFERRMAESEKMLAIGRVVSGVAHELNNPLAVVLGQSEQLVDSASAADTRDGLRLINEQAHRARRIVRDLLAFVHRRDEVHEPVDLSDLITRVVAAQHGRADEHGVSIVTAIDGEPSVVLAGRLAVEQALVNLIDNGLDAAGRGGRVRIAIGRRGEQAEIHVEDSGSGVPDELVPRIFEPFFTTKPTGQGTGLGLAVSLGAVERHGGSLRLENRPAPGIGARFIAAFPLDQQPHGAASEPRSGRHRITTLPRPIARSDGAVAETMLIDDEAAVRSTLSRIFQRGGWRVREAATGEEALHWLLQVPESAAPDLLLCDLKMPGLSGRDVYAHLQQQRPALLDRLIFVTGDVAEPGTAAFLKGTGRPVVEKPFTVSEIAEAVEAVLHPSPVSSEG from the coding sequence ATGGCCTACTCGCCGCTCGACTTGATGGGGCTGGTGGTACAGTGGGTGAGTTCCCTCCTGCTGTTGCTTCTTTTCTATCGTGTCGGCCGTTTTGGCGCCCGGCGGCGGACGCTCCGGATCTGGATGGCTGCATGGGCGGCTCAGGTCGCAGCGATCACCGGATTTGCCCTCCAGTCGCTCGCGGTCCTGATCGGGCATCCGCTGGCGACAGCCGGCGCATGGATCGTCATCGACGATTTCTACGTCCCCGGAAAGCTGGTCTTCGACGGCCTCATCGCGCTCGGCGCGATGCAGGCGATCGGCCGCGAGGTCAACCGGAAGATGATTCGGTGGGTCGTCCTGTCGCTGCTCGCGGTCGGTATCGCGGCGGTGCTCGTCGATTCTCGCGCCCTGACCGGCGGCCTCGAGGTTGGCGTCACCGTTGTTGTCTTCGCCGGCGCAGCGATCGCGGTTTTCCGCACCGTGCGCGACGAGGACCCCTCGCGACTCGCATTCCTCGCCGCGGCACTCGCGCTCTTTGGTACCGTCACGACGATCTATCTCATCGGCGATTACTTCGGACCGCTGCCGGGAGACCTCGGCGCGTTCATCGGTGCCGTCAACAATTCGTCCGGATACGGCGACGGACTGGTCTCGGCGGTTCTCGGTGCCGCCGTGATCATCCTGATCGTCGATGACGCCTTCCGCGCCGCCGATCGCGCGCGCGGCGAGCGGTTGCGTGATCTCGCGGCATCGGAAGCACGGCTCACAGGCGTCATCGAGGCGGCGCGCGAAGCGATCCTCACGGTGGGGCCGGATGGACGGATTGACCTTGCCAATGCGACCGCCGAGCGACGGTTCGGTGTGCGGCGCGGCGGCGCGCTGGGGCGGCCGCTCAGCGACTTCATCACCACCAGCGATCCACTGCACCAGCTCATCGAGGCGTCGTCGGCCGGCGATCGGACCAGCGCGTCGCTGACCGGCGAAGGTCGCCGCGACGACGGCACCATCTTCCCGGTCGAACTGACCCTCGGCGCCATCGAGCGTGATGGCCGCTCCGGTGCCGTCGCGATCATTCGCGATCTGACCGCCCGTCGAGCCGCGGACGCGGAACGAGAGGCATTCGAGCGTCGCATGGCGGAATCGGAAAAGATGCTCGCCATCGGTCGCGTCGTCTCCGGCGTGGCACACGAGCTCAACAATCCGCTTGCCGTCGTGCTGGGGCAGAGCGAACAACTCGTCGATTCGGCGAGTGCCGCCGACACGCGCGACGGCCTTCGACTGATCAATGAGCAGGCCCACCGCGCGCGGCGGATCGTGCGAGACCTTCTCGCCTTCGTTCACCGCCGCGATGAAGTGCACGAGCCGGTCGATCTCAGTGACCTCATCACCCGCGTCGTCGCCGCGCAGCACGGCCGAGCGGATGAGCACGGCGTGTCGATCGTGACGGCGATCGATGGCGAGCCGTCCGTGGTGCTTGCCGGACGACTCGCCGTCGAGCAGGCGCTGGTCAACCTGATCGACAACGGACTCGACGCCGCCGGCCGCGGCGGCAGGGTGCGAATCGCCATCGGCCGCCGCGGAGAGCAGGCGGAGATTCACGTGGAGGACAGCGGCAGCGGCGTTCCCGACGAGCTTGTGCCGCGGATCTTCGAACCATTCTTCACCACCAAGCCGACGGGGCAGGGGACGGGACTCGGACTTGCCGTCTCCCTCGGCGCGGTGGAACGCCACGGCGGGTCGCTCCGGCTCGAAAACCGTCCCGCCCCGGGAATCGGCGCGCGCTTCATCGCGGCGTTTCCGCTCGACCAGCAGCCGCATGGCGCCGCCTCCGAGCCTCGATCGGGACGCCACAGGATCACCACGCTGCCACGCCCGATCGCCCGCTCCGACGGCGCGGTCGCCGAAACGATGCTGATTGACGATGAAGCAGCGGTGCGATCGACGCTGTCGCGAATCTTTCAGCGCGGCGGTTGGCGCGTGCGTGAGGCGGCAACCGGAGAGGAAGCGTTGCACTGGCTGCTGCAGGTCCCTGAAAGCGCCGCACCCGATCTGCTCCTCTGTGATCTCAAGATGCCGGGACTGAGCGGCCGCGATGTGTACGCCCATCTTCAGCAACAGCGCCCGGCGTTGCTCGATCGATTGATCTTCGTCACCGGCGACGTGGCCGAGCCCGGGACCGCGGCGTTTCTCAAGGGGACCGGGCGTCCCGTCGTGGAGAAGCCGTTCACGGTGAGCGAAATTGCCGAGGCGGTCGAAGCGGTGCTGCATCCATCACCCGTTTCGTCCGAAGGATGA
- a CDS encoding ectonucleotide pyrophosphatase/phosphodiesterase — translation MRRLTALTMLAVAAGCGGHGAGVSAPVALAPSTPQQVLIVSLDGFRWDYFNRPEARNLRRLAAIGVHATRMIPDFPSLTFPNHYSIATGLYPEHSGIVDNSMRDATLGAFRMSDTAAVRNAAWWGGEPIWVTAEKQGRHAGTFFWPGSEAAEEGVRPSHWLRFNDRFPNAQRVDSVLDWLSLPGGQAVSLAMLYYSDVDHAGHSFGPDSPQVDSAIARVDTMIGKLIDGIAARNLTQRVNLIVLADHGMTAISPSRAIYIDDYVPPSAIDIVDLGAIGLIAPHTGMLDSVYRKLNGANPHMHVYRKGELPARFHYDTNPRITPIVLVADLGWMMTTHAQASRLLVLKGEHGYDNQLPDMGALFVAEGPAFRRGITVPAFQNIHVYDLICHILGLHPAPNDGSADSTRAFLR, via the coding sequence TTGAGGCGTCTCACCGCGCTCACAATGCTCGCCGTGGCCGCCGGGTGCGGTGGCCACGGCGCGGGGGTTTCCGCTCCGGTCGCGCTGGCGCCCTCAACGCCGCAGCAGGTGCTGATCGTGTCGCTCGACGGATTTCGCTGGGATTACTTCAATCGTCCGGAAGCGCGCAACCTGCGCCGGCTCGCCGCGATCGGGGTCCATGCGACGAGGATGATTCCCGACTTTCCGTCGCTCACCTTTCCCAACCACTACAGCATCGCCACCGGCCTCTATCCCGAGCACTCCGGCATCGTCGACAACAGCATGCGCGACGCGACACTCGGCGCCTTCCGGATGTCGGATACCGCCGCGGTGCGCAACGCCGCCTGGTGGGGTGGCGAGCCGATCTGGGTCACGGCGGAGAAGCAGGGGCGTCACGCCGGCACGTTCTTCTGGCCGGGGAGTGAGGCGGCGGAAGAAGGGGTGCGCCCGTCGCATTGGCTCCGCTTCAACGACCGGTTTCCCAACGCGCAGCGCGTCGACAGCGTCCTCGACTGGCTCTCGCTCCCGGGCGGTCAGGCTGTCTCGCTCGCGATGCTGTACTACAGCGACGTCGATCATGCCGGCCATTCGTTCGGCCCCGATTCACCTCAGGTCGACTCGGCCATCGCGCGTGTCGACACGATGATCGGGAAGCTGATTGACGGAATCGCCGCGCGGAACCTGACGCAGCGAGTGAACCTCATCGTGCTCGCCGATCACGGGATGACGGCGATTTCACCGTCCCGCGCGATCTACATCGATGATTACGTCCCGCCGTCCGCCATCGACATCGTGGACCTCGGCGCGATCGGATTGATCGCACCCCACACCGGGATGCTCGACAGCGTGTACCGCAAGCTCAACGGCGCCAATCCGCACATGCACGTGTACCGCAAGGGCGAACTGCCGGCGCGTTTCCATTATGACACCAACCCGCGGATCACGCCGATCGTCCTCGTTGCCGATCTTGGCTGGATGATGACGACGCACGCCCAGGCGTCGCGGCTGCTCGTCCTCAAGGGCGAGCACGGGTACGACAATCAGCTGCCGGATATGGGAGCGCTTTTCGTGGCGGAGGGGCCGGCATTCCGGCGCGGGATCACCGTCCCGGCATTCCAGAACATCCACGTCTACGATCTGATCTGTCACATCCTCGGCCTGCATCCCGCGCCGAACGACGGATCGGCCGACTCGACCCGCGCCTTCCTGCGCTGA
- a CDS encoding ATP-binding protein, whose amino-acid sequence MHPPVQAVSGLFKAVLIIGPVVEWASALLLVGAFVLLLPLSSQRRLVVIWLTAWAAQAFSLTYPALESIGQIVHSAGGPGLGMWATIILPFFWPARFLFIAAVGFGGLSAAGRRAPVHIERSALIAVAIFGIGLGVLDADRIGGVVEAIATPLVFFGAAQFIFTAAVGPRFRGLTFLGVVTTLYGTLATCYLIDKLSPGSTGSLMTLIHVVRFSALYGDAIALALLGVGVIVVIVQEAFLDVIEAHEKRIRAVAESEFRLNDIIQAAQEAIVTFDAGGRIELANEGAALLLGVEPGALVGQPISGVIDRPTESVLDLMHEAEVRANRDLITYPASGIRVDGERFPIEFTVGRLRNAEKPGGVVVIRDLTLQQAMLAEREEFERKMAESEKMMAIGRVVSGVAHELNNPLAVVLGESEQLAETAPGGEVRTGLRMIHEQANRARHIIRDLLAFVRHRDDQREEINPVHLVERTVATLRPVAEARSVTLTADIPDRMHAIRVDPAAIEQVLVNLIDNAFDAVPAGGAVRVRIRIAGDRVELIVDDTGPGIPDELVGKVFEPFYTTKETGRGPGLGLSVSFGIAEQHDGSLRLENRPASGIGARFILSLPSAGPVADTTPAMKRPFPSPPLRDGKAAEVMLIDDEPAVRATLAKLFARTGWQVRQAASGHEAIEWLAQVSDSDAPVVILCDLKMPGMGGQEFHREISRTRPALAKRVIFVTGDAVESVSSGFIAASGCQVVEKPFTVAEIARAVSTTVNGE is encoded by the coding sequence ATGCACCCCCCAGTCCAGGCGGTGAGCGGCCTCTTCAAGGCTGTCCTCATCATCGGCCCTGTCGTCGAATGGGCGTCGGCGCTCCTCCTTGTGGGCGCCTTCGTGCTGCTGCTGCCGCTCTCCTCGCAGCGGCGGCTGGTGGTGATCTGGCTGACGGCCTGGGCAGCGCAGGCGTTCTCCCTGACCTATCCGGCGCTCGAGTCGATCGGGCAGATCGTCCATTCCGCTGGTGGTCCGGGGCTCGGTATGTGGGCCACGATCATCCTCCCGTTCTTCTGGCCGGCGCGGTTCCTCTTCATTGCCGCCGTCGGTTTTGGCGGCCTGTCCGCCGCCGGTCGCCGGGCCCCGGTGCACATCGAGCGGAGCGCGCTCATCGCCGTGGCGATCTTCGGCATCGGCCTCGGCGTTCTGGATGCAGACCGGATCGGCGGCGTGGTCGAGGCAATTGCGACGCCGCTGGTCTTCTTCGGTGCCGCGCAATTCATCTTTACCGCCGCCGTCGGCCCGCGATTTCGCGGACTCACCTTCCTCGGCGTTGTCACCACGCTGTACGGCACGCTGGCGACCTGCTATCTGATCGACAAGCTGTCCCCCGGTTCGACCGGCTCCCTGATGACGCTGATCCACGTGGTGCGATTCTCGGCGTTGTACGGCGATGCCATCGCATTGGCACTCCTTGGCGTCGGGGTGATCGTGGTGATCGTCCAGGAAGCCTTCCTCGATGTGATCGAGGCACACGAGAAGCGCATTCGCGCCGTCGCCGAATCGGAATTCCGTCTCAACGACATTATCCAGGCGGCGCAGGAAGCGATCGTCACCTTCGACGCCGGCGGGCGAATCGAACTGGCCAATGAAGGCGCTGCCCTGTTGCTCGGTGTCGAACCCGGCGCACTCGTCGGCCAGCCGATCAGCGGGGTGATCGATCGTCCCACCGAATCGGTCCTCGACCTGATGCACGAGGCCGAAGTCCGCGCCAACCGCGACCTGATCACCTACCCCGCCTCCGGGATCCGGGTCGACGGTGAACGGTTCCCGATCGAATTCACCGTCGGGCGGCTTCGCAACGCCGAGAAACCCGGCGGCGTCGTCGTCATCCGCGACCTCACCCTCCAGCAGGCGATGCTGGCGGAGCGGGAGGAATTCGAGCGGAAGATGGCGGAGTCGGAGAAGATGATGGCGATCGGCCGCGTCGTCTCCGGAGTGGCACACGAGCTCAACAACCCGCTCGCCGTCGTCCTGGGTGAAAGCGAACAGCTCGCCGAAACTGCACCGGGGGGCGAAGTACGCACCGGTCTCCGGATGATCCACGAACAGGCCAATCGCGCGCGCCACATCATTCGCGACCTTCTCGCGTTCGTGCGTCATCGCGACGACCAGCGCGAGGAGATCAATCCGGTGCATCTCGTCGAGCGGACCGTTGCAACGCTGCGTCCGGTGGCCGAGGCTCGAAGCGTGACCCTGACGGCCGACATCCCCGATCGTATGCACGCGATCCGTGTCGATCCTGCCGCAATCGAGCAGGTGCTCGTCAACTTGATCGACAACGCGTTCGATGCGGTGCCGGCCGGTGGCGCTGTCCGGGTTCGCATCCGGATCGCCGGCGATCGGGTGGAGTTGATCGTCGACGATACCGGTCCCGGCATCCCCGACGAACTGGTCGGCAAGGTGTTCGAGCCGTTCTACACCACGAAGGAGACGGGGCGCGGGCCGGGACTCGGCCTGTCGGTCTCGTTCGGAATCGCCGAACAGCATGACGGTTCGCTTCGGCTGGAAAACCGTCCCGCGAGCGGCATCGGCGCGCGCTTCATTTTGTCGCTCCCTTCCGCAGGCCCGGTTGCGGACACGACGCCGGCGATGAAGCGTCCCTTTCCCTCGCCGCCGCTCCGCGACGGCAAGGCGGCCGAAGTGATGCTGATCGACGATGAGCCGGCCGTCCGCGCAACGCTTGCCAAGCTCTTCGCTCGCACCGGATGGCAGGTGCGCCAGGCCGCCAGTGGTCACGAGGCGATCGAGTGGTTGGCTCAGGTGTCCGACAGCGACGCACCGGTCGTGATCCTTTGCGACCTCAAGATGCCGGGAATGGGCGGCCAGGAATTCCATCGTGAGATTTCCCGAACGCGCCCCGCGCTGGCGAAGCGGGTGATCTTCGTCACTGGAGACGCCGTCGAGTCGGTATCCAGCGGGTTCATCGCGGCGTCAGGTTGCCAGGTCGTGGAGAAACCATTTACGGTCGCCGAGATCGCTCGCGCCGTAAGCACCACGGTCAACGGCGAGTAA